A region of the Stieleria neptunia genome:
GATAGGTGATCGTGAAGGGATCGACGGCTTCGTCAAAGAACTGGTTCACCGCAGCGTTCAATTGATCGGCGAGGTTGCCCAGATGGCTGTTCGCGTTGTCGCGCACGTCCACGATCGCGTTCTTGAGTCCGACAATAAAATCGTCGGTGCCGTCACCAAACAATTCCATCGCACTCTGGTTCAGCCCGGGAATCTTGCGGGCGATCAAGCTACCGTTGACGGGATCCTCGTCGACCAGTTTGTCCAGCCCCGCGATGATTCCGTCCAGGATCGCGTCCAAACTGACGCCGCGGAGCCCAAGGATATCGCCGAACTCGGGCACATCGAAGCGAATTCCCGAGACCAGACTCTCCAACGTTCCGATCGTGTCGCCGAAGGTACCGCTTGCCTGTATCGCAAGCCCGTCGTCGTTGAGTCCGGAGAGAAACCCGTTCAACTGGATCGGCAAATTGATGTCGACGATCGAATCGGTTCCCAGTCGCGGCAGCAATTGACTGGCCAGCGAGGTGCCGTTGACCAAGTCGCGGTAGGAGAGCCGCTCGTTGGTTTCCAAGATCATCGTGCCGCCGATTTCCGCCGTCCCTGCGACGACGCTCAACCCAACCGGTCCCAGGTTGACGTCCAAGTCGAACGGCACCAAATTCCCGTCGACGTCGCGTCCGGTGTCGACTTGTAGATCGGCGACCAACGCAGGCGAATCGACGTAAAACTGCCCGCCGGAATCGATCCCGAACTGAAACGTCAGCTCAATGCCGGCGTTGACGTTCACGACCGGCGGCGTGTCACTGTTGACGTTGAAACCGAATGCGCTGGGATCAAATCCGCCCAACCGCAGCTCGTCAAAATTAATCGGGATCGTTTGGTTGTAATCAAACGCGGACAGGTCGACGCTGGCGACGAACGACATCGGATTGTTGCTGGCGGCAAAATCAATGTGGTCCAATCCGGCCAGTGTCACGTTGGTGACTTCGTTTCCAACGGTCGCGGCGGCAAACGCGTTTTGGATCGGCGTCAGGATGTCGTTCCGCAATCCCGTTTGCAGATCGCCGGCAAACACCTTCCCATCCAAGTCGATGCCGAACAGATCCGCCACCGACAGCGATCCCAACAACGGAATCGAGACGCGTGGGCTGAGCGTTTCGACGAACCGATTGGCTAGACTTTCGCCGTTGTTGGCACCGGCGACCCAGCCCGCGAAGGCCTCCAAGCCGATTTCCAGTTTCGCTTGATCGGCCGTGGCGGACGAGACGACGTGCTGGTCGGTCGGCGGATCGATTCGCGTTCCCGGTGAAACCGTTTCGTGCATCAGCGCGGCTGCGTTGGCATCGCTGCCCAGCCCGATCGCACGCCCCATCTCGTGCATGATCACATGCAACAGATCGATTCGTTCGTTGTCGAGGTCGGCGTCGGGGCTGGGATCGATAAACCATCCGTGCCCTGCCGCCGTGGGATCAATTTGAATCGTGCCATCGGGAAGCGATCGTGAGACCTCGCCCAAGGGAAGATGTTTGACAACCACCGTCGGCGTTTCGACGGAAATCGTCGCACCGCCGCCGGCGATGACCGTGTAACCGCCGACCACGCCCTGCCATCGCGAGACGGCTTCGGCGATGATCGGTGTCAGGTCGGTGGAGGCGTCCAGCTGAACTGCCGGGGCTTCGCCGGCAACCAGCGGCGGCGGATCGTTGGCCAGCGGATCGATCGTGATCGTGGCATCCACACCGCGACTGGCCACACCGGGTGCAAGCTCGGTTTGCGTGGGAACCTGTTGCAACAGAATGCCGATTTCGTGAATCAAAACCGAAAGCAGATCCATGCGATCGGCTTGAACCGTTGCCGATCCGGTGTCATCCCATCCGAAATCACCGCCGGTATGATCGATCAGGACATCGCCTGAATTGTTGCGGTCGGACAGCTGGCCGTCGGGAAGGTCCCGGATCAGAAACGGCAGATTGTTGCTGACCAGCAGGACCTGTCCGGAGTCCGTTTTGATCTCGTAAGCTTCGCCCGAGTCCGCAGGGCCGGCGGTCAAGCCGACCAGGACTTCGTTGCCGTCGTTGTCGACCAGCCGCAGCGTCGTGCCGTTGAATACCGTGAGGGCTTGATCGACCAGACCGGTCGGCAAGGCAGTGATCGAATCGGGAATCGCGGCCGAGAGTCGCCCGTTGGAACCGACGGCCGGAAGCGGTCCGTCGACCGTTCCCGGCGTAGGGACGATGACTTGAATCGGCCATTTGTCCCTCGCGATCGTTCCGTCCTGGTCACGGATTCGCAGGTCAAATTTCTGATTCGGCACGATCGTGATCGTGTGTGGAAGACTGACGCCTTCGCCGTCGGCAAACTGGAAAACAATGTCGGTGCCGGACGTCACGATTTCGTACGTCCAGTCGCGGGGAATGCGGGTCAGGTCGATCGTATCGCGTCCGACTGGGGTATCGGTCTCTGACGCGGTCGCATTGGAACGCAGAACATCGTGTCCCCAGCCGTCTGAATCACCGGTGGCGGCAAAATAGAACACGTTGTCGCCGCTGGATCCGATGATCGTGTCGTTCCCGTGCCCGGAGACGACATCCGAACCGTCCTCCCACGTCAAAAACTCTTCGGGCGTCGATCCCGGTTGGTGGGTGACGCTGTGGGTGTCGATGTCGATCGTCAGGTCATCGTCAACGCCGCTCTCGAACAGATTCAAGACGCCTTTGATCGTGTCGCCCTGGTTCGCGACGAATTCGATGTCCAGGTTGTCGCTGATCAGGCGATCGGGCTTGGAACTTCCGATGACCTTGGTCAGCCCCGAAACGCCGAACTGTTCCAACACGCCGGAAACGGGATTATCGAAACCGACGATTTTGGTGACATCCAACAGCGATGTCAGACCTTGCAACCGGTGACCGCTGACGCCCGAAGCCCGGCCGGATGTAGTCGCCGCCGTGGCAAGCGACGGTGGCAGAATGTCGCCGTCGAGCACGTAGGTTTGTGTCTTGTTCAACAGCTCTTGAAGGTATGGATGCCGCTCGCCGTCGACCGTCTTGCCCAACACATGTCGGTCTGCCAGAACGTCGACCGTCGGAACGTCGCTGGACGCTGCCGACGCGTAATCCGAGTAGTCCAGGGTCACGGTTCCGTTGTTGCCCGAATTGATGGTGCCCCGAAGAGTCGCGTCACCGTGGAAGCGAACCGTCATGTTGCCCAGTTCCGGTCCCTGCAACGACTCGATGTCCATCGCGACCAGGAAGCTGGCTTTGTCGCGTAGGAAGTCGGTGATCGGCCCTGTTTCGGGGTCACCGAGCCATTGATTCAAGACAGCGTCGGGAGTCACATCGCGGACGATGATAAAATTGGTGTTCAGATTGGGGCCGATAGGATCTTCGAAGAACGTCTGGCCGGGACCAGCGATCGCTTCGTGGGCTGCATCGAAGGCATCGTCCACACCATAGGAGTAGACGTCGACGACGAGGCTGCCGACCATCCGGGAGAAATCCAGGGTGTCGAGCGATTCGGGGATCGGCTCGCCGTTGAGTTCCAAATCGGGATAGTCAACGATCGCAGCGGCGCCCCAGAAATTGGTAAAGCTGTAGGTGTCCGCACCGGCTCCGCCGGCGATCATGTGCAGCCCCGGCAATGGTCGCTCATGGATGAATCGATTCGATAGACTGTTGCCGTAGAACTTGTTCCAACCGCCGGCGTATTCGACGCCGGTGATGCGTTGGTTCCCGGCCGAATCCAGTTGCAGTTTCAGACCATTGACGGTCTCCGTTCGCAGGTCGGCGGTGTTGCTGGTGTTGTAGATTCCGTGGGTGATGTCGACGGTGTGACCGACGTTTTGACCGTTGGGCACCGACAACTCGGTGCGGGGGACGGAACGGTGTCGAAAACCGTCTGCCAGAATCAATTTGCCGGGGAAGTCGACATCGATTTCGTTTAGATAGGTGTTTTCGTTGATGCCGCTGATGATCGTGGTGTCGGAATCGACGTGGGAGATCCAGATCGAGTCGGCGTACTTGTCAAAGAAGTAATCGTCGATTTGCGAGGGGAGAACATTCTCTATCGCGTCGGTGAGCACTTGTCCCCGCTTGATCCGCATGCCAACCGAGCCGTCGTCGTTTTGAAAGGGCTCGAATTTGAGCGGGATGGCCGAGCCGGAAAAGTCGAAGGTCAGCTGGGTCTCGGGTTGTCGCTGCGTGGAGGTGTCAAAGTGCAGGTCTTTCCAGCGATTGCCGATCTGGATGGTTTGATTGCCCGTCCCCGTGATCACCGTTTTCACCGCCGTGCCCAGCCCGCCTTCGGTGCTGACCTGATTGCCCAGGCTATCGCTGGCGGCGATCTGTTGGGATTTCACTTCGAACGTGAAATCAGTCGTCGTTTTGCTGAAATCCAGTTTGTCGGTACGAAATTCCAACAGCCCGGTGGTGATGGTGTCGTCACCAAAACCGTCTTCGAATTCGAACGTGTCTTCACCGCCGTTGCCGGCCAGCGTGTCATCGCCCGATCCGCCGACGATCGTGTCATCACCGCTTCCGCCGTCGATGCTGTCGTTGCCCTGGCCGCCGAGCAGGACGTCATCGCCGGAGTCGCCACTGATTTGATCAGCGCCGGCTTCGCCGGACACATAGTCGTCGTCATCGCCGCCGGAGAGCACGTCATCGCCGGCTTCGCCGACCACGGCATCGTTTCCATCGCCGCCGCTCAAGTTGCTGCCGGTCGTTTCGGCGAACAAAAAGTCTTCGCCGCGTCCGCCGCTGACCGCCACGACGTTGCTGGCCGTTCCACCGATGGCCGGGAAGTCGCCGGTGTCGGTCCCGATCGAAAAACGCACGCCGGAGGGGTTGGGCGAAAACAGTTGGGGAAACGCGGCGGTGATCGTATCGATGGCCGTGGCGTCTTCGGGATCCAAGTTCCCATCGGCACCGCTGCTTGGCGGATCGTCCGGGACGTACAGGTATTCCGCGCCGCCGGTTCCGCCGTCCAGGTCACCGGCCAACCGGGCGCCTTGCTCCACCGTCACCTCGTCTCGAGCCTGGGTGCCGATGATGCTGCGAACGTTCGTCACCCACAGTTTCTTTCCCGACTGAAACGTGACCGTGACGTTGTTGTGCACCGGGCGACCGGAATCGCGTTTGGCGAGCGTGATTTTTACGTTGCTGGTCAGCTGCGACAGATCCAACACCGCCGTCGGATCGTCGCTGGGCATCAGCGGATTGGCGATCGTGAACGTCTTGTTGAAGAAACCGTCCACGGCGAGTGAGTCACCGAACGCGTCACGCACGACGATGGTGTTGGCCCCCGAACCGGAAATGATTCGCTCGATGTGGTTGCTCGCTGCAACTTCATGAACCTGGCCACTCTCCGCCGGCGTTGTGACCTGAATGAATTTCGTCGGTTCCCCAAGCGTGATCGTCAGATCGGTGGTGACAGGCGTGAAGTCCAGCGTGTCTGTTCCTTCGCCGGCCGCCTCGCCGACCCGGTCTTTGCCCCAACCCTCTGCAGGTGAGTTGGCGGCGAAATAATAACGGTCATCGCCGGGGCCACCTTCCAAGGTATCGTTTCCGACGGCGAAGTCGGCCGCCGCGTCGGACGAATCGTGGTCGCCGAACAGCTTGTCGGCACCCGGGCCGCCGTACAATTCGTCGTCGCCGGCGTCTCCGTACAGCGAGTCGTTGCCGTCATCCCCGGATGCGACGTCATTTCCGGGACCTCCAAACACCTGGTCATTCCCGCCGCCGCCCAACAGCGCCGCGGCGTCGAAACCGAACAGCCCTGGAATTCGGTCATGCCCACCGCCGCCCAGCAAGGTGTCATCGCCGGCGTCACCGAGCAGACCGTCGACGAGGTCACCGCCGACGATGCGGTCGTTGCCCTTGCCGCCGCGGACGACGTTCTGATCGGTGTCGGAACGCGCGGTGAGCGTATCGTTTCCGCGGCCGCCGACGATTTCGATGCTCCCCTCCAAGACGTCAAAGCGAACGCCCGCCGAAGTTGTGGTCGGGCCGGCATTCCGATCCAAGGTCAGCGGTTTCGTCACGCCGCTGGCAAACAACTTGTTCGGGTTTTCGTAGTCGCTGGTGTACGCCAACACGATCTGGCTGGGCGAGACCGGAAACCCTGCGCGGCCGTTGCCCAGGATGGCGCCCTGGTCCAGTGCCGCGCCTTGTTCGACGATGAAAACATTTTCCATCGGGCCGGGAACAAACTGCTCGACATGAGTCGCCGTCGCTTTCTTGCCGCTCGCGCTGGTCACTTCCACGCGGTTTTTGGCTTGGATACGAAACGTCAGGTTTTCCATGACGTTGCGAAAATCCAGCGTGTCCAGCGATCCGTCCGCGGCGGCGGATTCATTGATGTTCGTTCCGTTCCAGTCGGCGGTGCCGAATTCATAGAGATCGTTGCCGGGGGTGGGGGCAAAGACATTGTTGCCCGGACCGACCGCGTTGACGGCCAGCAGCCGTCGCGGTTCGAGTGCTTCGATGCTGGTGCGAAACTGGCGTCTCCGTTGATCCGCTGTCCGACCGCGTTTTGCGCGTCGCCTGGTTGTTGCTGGTTGATCCATCATCTTTGGGGGGTGTGCGTCCAGGCTGCGTGAATTTCGCAGCCCCGAGTTTAGCGGTATCACGTCTACCACCGTGAGATCGATCCGCCGGATCGACCGCATTGACCGGGTGGATTCGCAAGATTCCCGCGATCGCGATGCGGCTTGGTGCCGTGCGTTGGGTCGCGTGGCGGCTGGCCGCCTGTCACCGTGGCATGATCGCAAAGGGAGCTTGCACCCATTCCTGCGAGATCAGGGTGCGAAGGCCTTAAGAGGATTTTGGAAAAAAGCTTCTTGCTTCTCTCTCGTTTTCAAGTCATTGATCGTGGAGGGTTTTGTCACTCTCCCCCTGGGGGTTCTTCGCGGATTTTAGTGGCTGCTCTCGGATACTCGGGGAAGGTTTTTTGAGGGATGACTGCGATGTCCGATGGTTCTGTTCGGTCTGATGGCGAAGCCAGCTGTAGCGGAGACGGGCTCTGCGGAGGAGCAACCCGCCTAGAAATCACCTGGTCTGCGATGCGGCGAAGGTGCTTCGTGCCCTCCACCGGCCCGCGTCGCCGGAGGGGCGTTTGAACCGAGCGGTTGTCGTCCAACACCCATTCGGACATCGCAGCAATGCCTCAAACAACCTGGGTCCTGAGTGATTAGCCATTAATATCGACGAAGCCCCCCTGGGAGAGTCGATCGTAGCGAGGAGAGGGTTTGCGTTGTTGCTTGGGGGCGCCCATCAAGAGTGAAGTGAAACAGGCGTTTCACCGTTCGACCTCCCCTCGCTTCGCTCGACCCTCCTGCCAGGAGGGTGACTTCACCTCAATGACGAACTGACGTCTTAACTTGTTGCGAGAAGACGGGCTTTTTTGTTGTGTTCTCGGTGAACCACATTCCACTGCGACAGCCGGTGTCGCTCGGGTTCACGGTGGACCGTGCGATCCACACGCTCAACGCTGGATCGTGGCAGCGATACGCTTTGGTTGGCGAGCCCACGACGCTGGCTTCCACGTGACGTTCTGACTGTGCGGCTCGGCACAGGAGTGATCGCGTTCGCGTGCTGTGATGGCTGCGGCTGGGCGAATGGGCGCGCTTCGCAGTCGACGTCTCAATGCCACCTGCTCTGACACCAAACGGGGTGTTTCTTGTTAGCGGTAGGGCGCGAGCCCTCCGGTCTTTCACGGTGTTTTTGAAGGGTGACCGGACGGCTCGCCATTCCGCTCGCTCCTTCAGTGCCAAAGTAGATGGCCTTGGGCGACGGCCCTCTGGGGCACAACGGAATGCTTGGGAACAGGAGTTGCTCACGGCAAGCATTGTTCCCCCGTTCCTCCGCCGAGTGGTGAGCGCGTGTGCGTGCGAGGTTCGATCGAAACGTTAATCGTGTTGAGAGGTCGACACAGAGAATGAATCCCGCAATGGCACCTCGACAGACGGAGCGGAAACAATGTTGATGGACCGTCCGCGAACGGAACGATCCGCCGTGGTCGCACCGCCCGACGACGACAAACGTTGGAAGATCATCGACGTCACGATGCGTCGCAACGGCTACTCGGGGCATGCGTTGATCGAAACGTTGCATGCCGTGCAAAGTTATTTCGGGTATCTGGAAGACCGTTCCCTCCGTTACGTCGCGATGTCGTTGCAGCTGCCGTTGAGCAAGGTCTACGGGGTCGCCACGTTCTACCACTTGTTCACGCTTAAACCGCAGGGCGAGCACACTTGTGTGGTCTGCACCGGAACGGCGTGCTACATCAAGGGGTCTCGCGATTTGGTGGCGGCGATCGAGAACCGTTATGGGATCAAGCCGGGGCAGACGACCGCCGACGACGCGTTGTCCGTGTTGAGCGCTCGCTGCATCGGCTCCTGCGGCGTTGCCCCGACGGTCGTCCTGGACGGAGACGTTCTCGGGGAACAGACGCCAGACGGATTGATCGCCGAGATTGAGGAGGTCCTCTGAATGAACCTGGAAGACCTGGCGGAGATCGCCGAACAATCTGCCGAAGCTGAAAAAAAACAGCGACACTGTGTCCGCGTCTGCATGGCGGCCAGTTGCCAATCCAGCGGCGCCGGCGCGGTGCTGGACGGTCTTCGGCAGCATGCCGAACAGGACGCCGAGGGCGGGGTTCACGTCAAATCGGTCGGCTGCATGGGGCTCTGCTCGGCCGGCCCCTTGGTCAGCGTCGACGCGACCGAGCCGAAAACCGAGGTGATGTACAAAGACGTCACGCCGGACGACGCCGCGGAGTTGTATTCCAGTCTGGACGGCGATCCGCTGGAACGTCTGCGCTGCTCGACGGACATTCCGTTCTTTGCCCGCCAACAACGCATCGTGCTAAAAAATTCCGGCGTCATCGATCCGGAACACATCGACGATTACATCGCAGCCGGCGGTTATGCATCGTTGGTGCGGGCGGTGACCGAAAGGACGCCGGCGGACGTTCTTCGCGAGGTCAAGCAGAGTGGATTGCGGGGACGCGGCGGCGGCGGTTATCCGGCGGGGCTGAAATGGTCCACGGTCGCGATGGCGCCCGAGCCGCACAAGTTTGTGATCTGCAATGCCGACGAAGGCGATCCCGGTGCCTTCATGGACCGAGCGGTGTTGGAATCGGATCCGCATCGCGTGCTCGAAGGGATGGCGTTGGCCGGCTATGCGATCGGAGCCGAGCACGCCTACGTCTACATCCGCGCCGAGTACCCGCTGGCCGTCGAGCGGCTGAAGAAGGCGATCAAACAAGCGACCAAGAAGGGGTTGTTGGGTCGCCGCATCAGTGACACGACGTTCAATTTCGAAATCGAAATCCGTCTGGGAGCCGGCGCGTTCGTGTGCGGCGAAGAGACCGCGTTGATGGCGTCGATCGAAGGGCTTCGTGGCCAGCCGCGCCCCAGGCCACCGTATCCGGCCGAGGAGGGGCTGTGGGAGTGTCCGACGCTGATCAACAACGTCGAAACGCTGGCCAATATCCCTGCGATTTTGGCCCGCGGCGGAGACTGGTTCAAGGGAATCGGCACCGAGAAGTCGACCGGCACGAAGGTCTTTGCCTTGGCCGGACGGATCGCGAATTCCGGCCTGATCGAAGTCCCGATGGGAATCCGCTTGCGCGAGATTGTCGAACAAATCGGCGGCGGGATCCCCGATGGGCGACGGTTCAAAGCGGTGCAAACCGGCGGGCCCTCCGGCGGATGTCTTCCCGAAGAACACCTCGACATGTCGGTCGAATACGACACGCTGCGTTCGGCCGGTTCGATCATGGGGTCGGGCGGGATGATCGTGATGGACGAGACGTCGTCGATGGTCGATGTCGCGCGCTACTTCATGGAATTCTGTATGACCGAATCGTGCGGCAAATGCGTCCCCTGCCGCGCCGGCACGGTTCAGATGCACGGGTTGCTGGACAAAATCGCCGAAGGCCGGGCGACGCAAACGGACCTCGATCTACTGGAAGATCTCTGCGACGTCGTCCAAGCCACCAGCCTATGCGGACTCGGGCAGACCGCGCCGAATCCCGTGCTGAGCACGTTGCGCTACTTCCGGCACGAGTACGATGAAAAGCTGCGTCCCGAATCCGAACGCTGGCCACTTCTACCTGTCGTGACGGGAGACAATTGAATGCCTGGACCGCCCGTTACCACCGCGCCCGGCGTGAAAGTCCGCGTCGTCACGCTGAAGATCAATGAACACGACATCGGCGCCCGCGAAACGGACTCCATTTTGGACGTCGCTCAAGCAAACCACATTCGCATCCCCTCGCTGTGTTTCTTGGAAGGGCTCAGTACGTGGGGCGCCTGCCGATTGTGTGTCGTCGAAATCGAAGGCTACCCCCGGCCGGTCTCCGCCTGCTCGACGACGGTCAGCGAGGGCATGGTCATCACGACCCATAGCGACCGGCTGAAACGCTATCGACGCACGATCCTGGAATTGCTGTTCGCCGAACGCAACCACGTTTGCAGCGTCTGTGTTTCCAACGGCCATTGCGAACTGCAAGATCTGGCCGCCGAGTGCGGCATGGATCACGTCCGCGTCCCCTATCGCAATCAGCCCTACGCCATCGATTCGACGCACGAAATGTATCGCGTCGACCACAACCGTTGCGTGCTGTGCACCCGCTGCGTGCGCGTTTGTGATGAAATCGAAGGCGCCCACACGTGGGACGTCAAGGGCCGCGGAATTGAGTGCCAGGTGATCACCGATTTGAACCAGCCCTGGGGTGACAGCAGCTC
Encoded here:
- the hoxE gene encoding bidirectional hydrogenase complex protein HoxE — its product is MLMDRPRTERSAVVAPPDDDKRWKIIDVTMRRNGYSGHALIETLHAVQSYFGYLEDRSLRYVAMSLQLPLSKVYGVATFYHLFTLKPQGEHTCVVCTGTACYIKGSRDLVAAIENRYGIKPGQTTADDALSVLSARCIGSCGVAPTVVLDGDVLGEQTPDGLIAEIEEVL
- the nuoF gene encoding NADH-quinone oxidoreductase subunit NuoF, which translates into the protein MNLEDLAEIAEQSAEAEKKQRHCVRVCMAASCQSSGAGAVLDGLRQHAEQDAEGGVHVKSVGCMGLCSAGPLVSVDATEPKTEVMYKDVTPDDAAELYSSLDGDPLERLRCSTDIPFFARQQRIVLKNSGVIDPEHIDDYIAAGGYASLVRAVTERTPADVLREVKQSGLRGRGGGGYPAGLKWSTVAMAPEPHKFVICNADEGDPGAFMDRAVLESDPHRVLEGMALAGYAIGAEHAYVYIRAEYPLAVERLKKAIKQATKKGLLGRRISDTTFNFEIEIRLGAGAFVCGEETALMASIEGLRGQPRPRPPYPAEEGLWECPTLINNVETLANIPAILARGGDWFKGIGTEKSTGTKVFALAGRIANSGLIEVPMGIRLREIVEQIGGGIPDGRRFKAVQTGGPSGGCLPEEHLDMSVEYDTLRSAGSIMGSGGMIVMDETSSMVDVARYFMEFCMTESCGKCVPCRAGTVQMHGLLDKIAEGRATQTDLDLLEDLCDVVQATSLCGLGQTAPNPVLSTLRYFRHEYDEKLRPESERWPLLPVVTGDN
- the hoxU gene encoding bidirectional hydrogenase complex protein HoxU, which encodes MPGPPVTTAPGVKVRVVTLKINEHDIGARETDSILDVAQANHIRIPSLCFLEGLSTWGACRLCVVEIEGYPRPVSACSTTVSEGMVITTHSDRLKRYRRTILELLFAERNHVCSVCVSNGHCELQDLAAECGMDHVRVPYRNQPYAIDSTHEMYRVDHNRCVLCTRCVRVCDEIEGAHTWDVKGRGIECQVITDLNQPWGDSSSCTSCGKCVQVCPTGALVKKGTAAGEMEKHDEFLPYLAQMRGNQ